The DNA region GGTTAATTTGAATCAGACCGCTAAAGATTACTACATAGTTGTTTCTACTCGTTTTACTAGTGCCGATTTTACAGCAAAGGCGGTTTTGCACTACTCCAACTCTCAATCTTCTGTCTCAGGACCACTTCCATTGCCACCATCTTATGGACTAGATGGATCAATGAACCAAGCCAAAACATTCAGGTACTTCATTTCCCCTTCCTAACTTTAAAAATTGCTcaaattatttactaataatGTCAATCTTTTTATTTGGGGTGTTAAAGGTGGAATTTGACATCGAATGCAGCCAGGCCAAACCCGCAAGGATCCTTCCATTATGGAACGATACCAATAACAAAGACTTATGTGTTGGCTAATTCTGCACCTACAATCAATGGGAAACAAAGATATGCAGTTAACCGTGTTTCCTACATCAATGCCGATACTCCTTTGAAGCTTGCTGATTACTTTAAAATCACGGGAGTGTTTGATTTGAAATCGATCCAAAGCAGTCCTTCTGAAGGCCCGGCAAGCCTAGCCACAGCTGTAATGCCAGCTTCTTTACACGATTTCATTGAGATTGTTTTTCAGAACAATGAAAATGCTATGCAATCTTGGCATCTTGATGGCTATGATTTCTGGGTGGTTGGGTAAGTTTCCTTAATGCTGTTTTAGCTTGTAATGTttcattaatttgatatttagttTTATTCTCAATTGCAGCTATGGTTCTGGACAGTGGACACAAGCCAGTAAAAATAGCTATAATCTAGTTGATGCTCTCACCAGGCATACTGCACAGGTATTCAGACACCCATTTTATAGGAATATTACGTTTTTATTTTATCCGACCAATAAACTGAAACCGACGGTTTATGATTTTCTAAAATTGATGCAACAGTTTTGTAAATTTTGGTGTACAAATAGATCTAACTAAAACAATtacaacattaataaaaaatacaagcaagttgaaacattattttttatttgaatcttGATGATTTTCCAATGGGGCTTTACTTTTTCTTTACCTTTATAGACCAGGTGATATGATCCTTATAATCATTGGAAACATAATCCAAATTAGGATATCCTTAATAATCtaactttttcttttgttaagAATTAATAATGTAATTAGCATGCATGCACGATTAAACTATGCAAAATTTCCACTAAAGTTTTACCTACCTTCTTTAATAACTTTAAGTTCATGTGATTCTCTGTTGATGTGAGCAACATCCTCTTTTCGATTTAAATCTTTagcaaaattaattaaaaatcacttGTTCTCTTCTCTGAAATTtcgggtttttttatttaacatgttatattgaaaacatataacagctttgtattattattaacaaaaaatattataatctagttggttaaatgttaCGTTAATATACTGAATATGTCTGGTTCTCATTTTCAAAAGTAAAGAATACACGCCATAAATGTAATAAGTTGAATACAAAAGTATTGAATCTAGTCTAATTGACATGTGGCTTGCGGCTAACATCCGATCGAGATTCAATCCTTATTCTTTGCATAATGTCTTGATTCAATCcttatgtataattttaacataCAAGTCTCTATTTGGTTGTAGGTGTTTCCTAATTCTTGGACAGCTATATTGGTTTCCTTGGATAACCAAGGAATGTGGAACTTGAGATCTGCAATATGGGACAGACAATATCTTGGCCAGCAATTCTACCTTAGAGTTTACAACCCAATTCAAAACCTAGCCAACGAGTACGATATTCCCACCAATATGCTTCTTTGTGGAAAAGCCCTCGGGCGTCGGTTGTGAGATATATAAGTTTGTTAGTTCGAAGTTATCATGCCTGTCATATGAGTTTGACTgcgtttttgtttttatatctATATCTTATAATTTCTTTTGGGCATTTGTTATAATAGTCATTTAGTCTTTTTATTATAGatgttaaattttgtattaatagaGATGTTGTGACATGTTTGCTGAgattaaattgaagaaaataaagcATTTACTAAGCTTGAAGTGATATGAATGCTAAAAGTAATGATCACTTGAATGCCATATTTGAGAATTGgtgtttttttattggtttttaaagtttaattatgtGTACGATTACTCTTAACTTTATATTGATGTTTATAAGAATTTTGATATTAACTTTGAGAAATGGATTCAAAATTGAGTATCAATGAAACCAAAGAATTGAAAAGAATACTAGGGAAAAAAATCTTCACGATTTGAAGAAATGTAAAgggaaataataatttttgtaaggTTATGTTTGGGAAATTGGAAATGGGTCAAAATTCCATGGTTTGTTTGACAGATAAAAACTAAGAATTCAGACCAACTTACTTCATCGAATTCAATTAATTCAATcaattcaattatattattcttaatcCAACTATCAtagcaaaaataataatataaaaaatcgtgaaaaaaaatattacggaaaaaatatatatagcatttttaattttatttttaaccgtttaaaatttatgaggaggtcaactcacaatccgacccaaatatccatttactctcacatatatatccaaattaatcacagctctcgaaccggcaatccggacactttaaaaattaagcatcattatatatatagagatttagttagttaaaaagttaaacttatattgttaaaatgtcctgtattcatcaaatttggtattgaatttataatataaaatattattagcatAGTAGGTTAAAAGATTattcttgttttgttaggttgtaagtgcaaaccatacctatagcatttttaaccgttttaagtttatgggcgggtcaacctacaatccgacccaagtatccatttactctcacatatatattcaaattgtccaagtatccatttattcatatatatatatatatatatatatatatatatatatatattcaaattgcACACAGCTCTCGAAccccgaacactttaaaaattaagcatcattatatatatatatatatatatatatgtatattagttagttaaaaagtttaacttatattgttaaaatgtcccgcgttcatcaaatttggtgttaaatttaatatataatgtgttattagcatagttagttaaagaattgtactttttttttgttaggttgtaagctCGAactatacctataacatttttaattttatttttaaccgttttaagtttatggacgggtcaacctacaatccgacccaaatatccatttactctcacatatatattcaaattgtctaagtatccatttattcatatatatatatatatatatatatatatatatatatatatatatattcaaattgcACACAGCTCTCGAACcagcaatccgaacactttaaaaattaagcatcattatatatatatatatatatatatatatatattagttagttaaaaagtttaacttatattgttaaaatgtcccgcgttcatcaaatttggtgttaaatttaatatataatgtattattagCATAGTTAGTTAAAGAattgtactttttttttgttaggttgtaagttcgaactatacctataacatttttaattttatttttaaccgttttaagtttatgggcgggtcaaccctcaatccgacccaaatatccatttactctcacatatatattcaaattgtctaagtatccatttattcatatatatatatatattcaaattgcACACAGCTCTCGAACcagcaatccgaacactttaaaaattaagcatcattatatatatatatatatattagttagttaaaaagtttaacttatattgttaaaatgtctcgcgttcatcaaatttggtgttaaatttaatatataatgtattattagCATAGTTAGTTAAAGAattgtacttttttttgttaggttgtaagttcgaactatacctataacatttttaattttatttttaaccgttttaagtttatgggcgggtcaaccctcaatccgacccaaatatcaatttactctcaaatatatatccaaattaaccacagcccTCGGCCGACAATCGaagactttaaaaattaagtattatatatatatatagattttgtttgtttaacttaattttgacatgttaaaaattaattgaattatttaaacataattttgaattttttttttctgtggTAATTCGAGGTCACTAACATAACATAACTCCTACTTAAATAAGAGCATTCTCATCAAATCTTCACTTAAATATGAGCACTTTCCATtcgtttaatataatattgcgtgtttaatatattttttattctaattatataatttgtccatttaatataaatttgaccTATTTATGATGtgttaaacttaattttaactttttaacacatttttttatatatgtttagtCGTGTGAAATGTGTTatattataaaagtaagttaaacagttaaaaacatttatttaataaataaaaaaatgttgatataataaaaggaaaagaatatttataattaaaattctttaactttattaaagaactataatttaatttaatttttttatttgtagaattatttgatttcaataaTACAATAAccgattttatatttttatttagaaatatagGCATTGTTctttttgggtttttaaaaaacacatccaaaatcaattttcaataatcacatcactcatttcattaaccaaaatactaaaataccctctattttaaattattattttttattttatttatatatatatatatatatatatatatatatatatatatatatatatatattaataccttttaggtctttttaccaaaaataatcattacatTCTCAAAATTCATCACCAATTATTACATTTTTCctct from Impatiens glandulifera chromosome 5, dImpGla2.1, whole genome shotgun sequence includes:
- the LOC124938214 gene encoding L-ascorbate oxidase homolog is translated as MVSAVSVSVSVQLICIGLVLFCSSSSCLVRAEDAYRYFTWTVTYGTAAPLGVSQEVILINGQFPGPRLDTITNENIIINVINKLDQPFLLTWNGIKQRKNSWQDGVLGTNCPIPPNGNFTYKFQPKDQIGTYTYFPSTGLHKASGGFGGLNVFARSVIPVPYPTPAAVYTLLVGDWYKAGHKALQQILDSGRPLPPPDGVLLNGQSGLTFNGDPGKTYMFRVSNVGISTSLNLRIQNHLMKLVEVEGSNVMQNTYDSLDLHPGQSFSILVNLNQTAKDYYIVVSTRFTSADFTAKAVLHYSNSQSSVSGPLPLPPSYGLDGSMNQAKTFRWNLTSNAARPNPQGSFHYGTIPITKTYVLANSAPTINGKQRYAVNRVSYINADTPLKLADYFKITGVFDLKSIQSSPSEGPASLATAVMPASLHDFIEIVFQNNENAMQSWHLDGYDFWVVGYGSGQWTQASKNSYNLVDALTRHTAQVFPNSWTAILVSLDNQGMWNLRSAIWDRQYLGQQFYLRVYNPIQNLANEYDIPTNMLLCGKALGRRL